In the Brettanomyces nanus chromosome 1, complete sequence genome, CGGTAACTTTACCCTCCATTTATCAAGTGTAGTTGAATTATTATTATCTAGTTGCATCGTGCCGTTGGTAGGATATGAAAACAATAAAATAAAcaagatatatatatagagaGAGATAGAGTAGCAAAAAAATGAATAACAAACGCCGACAAAGTGAATGGGATAATCAAGATATAACAAAGAAAGTCATACCACGGGTACAGGGAAAGGCATCACAAAGCTATCTGAAGTAGAAGTAGGAGAGCCATAAAAAAATATATGTATCTGCTATGACTAAAACGAATCAGAGACACCGTTGGAATTAGCGCGGTTCATCTCTGCGTTCATCATCTCGACGAAAGCCTGCTCATTGGAAGGTATGAAATTTGAATTGTTCAAAGGCTGCCCTTGCATTGGAACAGCCACTCTTTGCTGTACAGGCACCACCTGTGGTGAGTGCTGAGTAGCATAATCTTGAGAAACAGCTCCATTAACGAAATATCCAATGCCATCATTGCTCTTGGTGGAAGAAGCCATAAATGTTTTCTCATAAGCTGATGAAGGAATTCCATATCCGGAGGAAGGTATAGGGGctgtttctttctgaatagaagaaagagcGGACGGCGCAAACTGGAGCAGCATACCTGAATAGGCACCAGACACAGGACCGACAGAACCAGAACCGGAAAACTGAGGCATTAGTTGTTCATTAGGGCGGACAGAACGCTGCGCCTGCTGattagaggaagaattggacATCGCCAGAGAGTTGAGTGGGGGACTGCTAACGTGCTGTTCTTGCGcatttcttccaaatgGAGATCCGCGCGCACCTAGATAGGAGGATGAATTGTCAAGAGATAAACCATTGAGTTGCATTTCCAAATCCTTATCGATAAAATTCGAAAACTGCGAAGAACCTCCAAGATAGTCGTAACCTGCAAAGTTCATATCAGGTTGATGTGGACCCATAATCTGGTTGACAGACGAAGAAGGTTTCATTGCGGGCACTGCATTAGGAGGATTTGTCATATTGCCCAGagaggaagatggaaaCATTTGGAACTGTTGCACAGGCTGCTGAGCCTGTTGAGCCCGCTGAGACTGCTGAGACTGCTGAGATGGGTGAAAAGTAAACGTAGAAGCAAACATTGATGCTTGCTGGGGCAGCGGGGCAGCTTTCtgacgaagatgatgatgcatCCCGGAATGCCTAGGAATCGTCTCGcgttgctgttgctgctgttgttgctgccGTTGTGGCCGCCGCCGCTGATGAGCATCTTCCATCGAGGACGATGCGGACAGCGTAACGGAGTTGGAAATTGCCTTCTGCGGCTGACCATTCTGACGGCCGGATTTTTGACCACGACGCTGATTCAAAGACTGCCTTTGCTCAGAACCATTCTGATCTTCACGACTCGTTTGAAGCTGCTGTTGGAACTTGAAAATATTGTTAGTAGGCTGCTCCATAACTCTGCAGTTATTAATAACAACGTTAGAAACATCTCCATTGTATGTTGGGATCTTGCGGAAAGTACACATCTTAAACTCAATTTTACTTGAGTTCGCAGGCAAGTGAGCTAAGTCTTTAAACGTACACTTTTCAATCAGAATCTCATCGGAATCTGGTAAACGAAAGTCCAAATCGAACAGAGAGTGCTCAAAATAAAGCTTTTTAAGTTTGGGcaaattgatgaagttgtAATCCAAAATGAAGTCATTCAATGAAAGAAgtttcaaagaaggaggaaagTTTATAGCCGAAAAGATCAAAGGCTTCCCAATTTTGTAGTTGTAACGGGAAATAcctttcaacttcaaattctccaAGTTACTCGTCAGAATTTGGTTTATTAACATCGATATCTTGAGAATATCGTCTCTAGAGATTGAGTATAACTCGGGTCCTGAGCCACCGGTGTCGTAGCTGATATCAATGCACAAGTCAACAATAGATGGTGGTAAGGGTTTGGCAATCTTTTTGAGAATATTCAAGCGAATACTAAAATTCTGATCCAAGTTTTTGATATTGTGGATAGTAATAGAAAGCTTCTTGGCGTTTGGAGGCCACTGAATTCTAGAGGCAACATCCTCTCCATTATCAGGCTCCTCTACGGCCTTCTGGTAGGTGAAGTGAATCTTCAACTCCTGCAATTTTTTGCATTCACTCATGTCGAACCCATCATTATCCAAGATAACGTAACTGATCTTCGAATAGGTCAAGTTAGGAAATAAtttcaacttgttcaaatCCTTAGAGTCCAGATATGTGTGGAATATATTCAATGTTCTCAAATTTTGAATCCTCTGTTTAACGTCaaacttgatgatgaagttcTGCTGAAATTTGATATCACAATTCTTGCGTAACTCCCAGTTATCGAAGAATACGTCCAAAGACTGacagttcttcaagtcattgatgaaattcaAGTTGTCAATGTTGACCAACTTCATCACATCAATCGAGTTTCGGATGGGTATCTTCTTGAAAGTACCCCGATTAACACCAAACTTTAAGTATTTCAAGTTAGTTCCATACTGATCAATTAAATCATTGAATGGCTTTAATTTGGCTTCActttcaagagaaagatgtAACAATTCGATTCGGGGTAGCAAAGGCTTAATGAGAGCCAAATCTATAGGTTTCTGTTCATTTTTGAACAATATCTTAACAACAACCAAATTTCCATCATTCAAATTCAATCTCTTAAACTCCTTGTAAGGAAGATGGAAATcatgctctttcttcatctcttggATGGTAAACTCcttgaaggatttgacAATGAAGAGATCATGACGAATCTGTTTGACAAGGATTTCGACAGGATTAGTATAATTCAAACTGTAGAATCCGTAAAGTTTGATATTCGAGGTGATATCAaatattgagaagaaggtggaaaAGTTCAGGATATGGATCAGTCTAACAATGAAAGGAGTAAGTGAGTTGAAACCATATATGAGTTTCACTTTCTCGCAAAGTAGAATTTTACTTTGAGGATCCAATTTCCTTGCAAGTCTATCAAACTCATTAGGAGACAAAGTTGAATCCACATCAAATAGCTTTAGTTGAATGTCATTATACTcagtgaagatgatgccTTTCTGTTCTAAAAGCTTGTTGACAAGGAACTGTTGGGCTTTTCCGTCTATTACTTGTGACTCATCTCCAGAGTATGGAACAGAAGTAGGCAGTGGTGCTGTCAATGAGGCTGCAGCTAAGTCAGATGATGATCGAGAATCCGAAGCCGGAAAAGGTGAGGGAGATTCAGTAAAGTCTGCTGAGTCAGATGAACCCACCGATCCTGCGAAGCTTGTAGATCTAACGGAGTCGTTACGTCCTGAAGAcctggaggaagaagaagtagagaGTGGTACTGCCACAGTACCATTAGGTACATTCGAAGTGGGATCAGCTGAATCAGGCAAGTCACCGTCCATGATGATGCTTCTGAGCTGAATAGGTAATGTGTTTATAAAGCTCTCTTTATTCATGATGAGGGGAATCCAAAAGGGAAAAAAACAATAACAGAAAGATGAATAGTAACCAATGAATTAGGTCTAGTGAATAATATGTATAGATATGTTTGATATCAGCTTTGttgctttttctttgcacATGGAAATCAAAAGAGTTGATTATACGTAGTAGAGCGAATTACCGAGTAGAAAAGAACTTCGAATTATGTGCACTTCGCTGTAGTATCGATTGCGGCTTGATGTATAGTAAAGAGTAGTAGTCACAAAGGTGCCACAGAAGCCACTTGAAAGTTGAATGTAATGATCAGGACAACGATCGattttcaaaaaaaaaacgtcTTGTCGAGAGAGAGAAATATGCGTTTACGCTTTTGGCTTCGGACGGCTTCTCGGCGTTTAATAAGGAGTTTGAATTGTATACCGAATGGCAAACGAAACACACAAAAAGAATGATAAGAaacaaggaagaagaagaagaagtgatGTTAAAGGTGGATATATAAGAAATCTCAACTACCCTCACTACGTCTCCTGTGGTTAACAGACACACAAaatccaaaaaaaaaatatacagGACTAGTCCACGTTCTTGCactaaagaaaagaaaattcaCCCAGCTCTTTCTGCaaaaattttatttttttccgGAGCTTTCAAATCAGCTTCGGGTGATTGAACAGAAAGTTGTAGGAATAAGCTAATGGATTAGAGAACTATATATGAGAGAAACAAATGAGGGGGGATAATGGTACTGAATTATAAAGTAAAGGCATATCGTTTGGGGACATATTTGATACGAATTGGATGCTCCTCTCGCTAAGATGATAGTTAATTATATAGGAGAAATGCAAGATTTAATCCCTGAACAGAAGGAAACAGTTGTTATTGGATGAAAATAGCCGCGAACAATACTGAACAAATCGAAATGTGACAGACGTTGGGGGGTGTCTCGGGACTTCGGTGGGAGGGGGTCGGGAAGGGAGTTCGGGGAACTCCGGGTAAACCTAAGGAAACTACGGTAAGTTGAAAGTCTTCAAAACGTCCAAAACGGTAAGAAAGTTGACGACTGTGGTATTGGTTGGCCGATTGGGTGATATTGCGGAGCAGAGATGAGAAGCAGCAGCTCTTAGCTAATTGTTCGTTCAATGATTGGTGGACAATATATTTCGGATGCGGCTGAGCGAGAGAAAGCCAAGAGAAAAACGAGAAGCGAAAAACGAGAAGACTGGAAGCGAGAGCTCaagagaaaatggaaagtgaaaaattgaaataAGTGATAAcgaaaagtgaaaaattaaagtGAAAACGAAAatgaaaagtgaaaaatacaAAAATCGAAAACGTGAAGATAAAACTGTAATTagccaagaagatcgaATTAATAGAAACTCGGTGTGGATTGCCACATAGGTATCAAAATTAAAAACATAGTTATTATTAGCAAGTCGGAGTTGACTGTAAATATttaccttctttctcaatcTTGTCAAGGCCATTGCATTCTAAATACTATAGAGTACAAATGACGAAAGACATTATACATGAATCGGAATGCCGATAGTTAACGGAATCGGTCACTTGCCGTGCAAAGACAACTTAAACTTAAGTTCACTCGATCGCCAGGATCTCGCCGAAACTTGTGCGCGAAACTAAAAATTCTAAGCAGTTTCCTAAACTGGAACAGTAACTGAACGGAGCAGGACAGCTTGTGAAAAGACATTTTCTCGCTCCAGATCTCGGTCTTCTCCTATAAACGAAAACCCCTCATCGTTGATTATCGGTCCAAAGGGTCTAGTTCAAGCCTACACATGATAATCAATTGGTACCTTTTTCCCCAACTTtaaaatgcagaagataGGACGGACACCTTCAGAAGCTGACTTTTTCAGATGGCTTCTCTCTGCGCGTGCTAACACCGCTAGGCATTCATTCAAaacgtttctttttatcgATACTGGTaaaatccaaagagattaCTCGCTGTAGATAACAAACGATATACTCAGATTTTCCGTACTTCCTCACGACCTCTCTCCTCACTAACCCGCTCTATGCCACCACCGGACTTactcattttctttgaataaatCATTTAACATTCATCTTTCACTTCTTGTTTGGCGTTTTTATAGGTGTCAATTCCCGTCCGGCCATTTTTCTCCTtcccttttttttgattcttcCCTGTTTCTTTATTCGTCGTTCACTATATCGATTGGATTCTAACTCGGCTTACAAAGAGACTCTCACATACTCCTTGATCGTCGTTCTTATATCCTTTTGTACTTAACCTGATTTCCGCTATGAGTGGTTCTATTCCGAACACAATCGGATGGACAGTCTGTGACTGGACCAATTTCCACCGGGACTCTACTCCTGAGCAGTCCTTTCAAACGTTACTCGTTTTAGCCGAATCCCTTAAGATTTCGCCCAAAGACCCTGCTTGGATCTCCGTTGCTGATAAGTACAATTTGAATCATCAATGgaaaattcttcaatctaAATCTGATAAGCCAAATCTTAAGCTTTATGGTGTTCCTGTTGCCATCAAGGACAATATCGACGCTCTTGGATTTCAGACCACTGCTGCTTGTCCCGCATATGCTTACACCCCGCTAGAAGATTCTACCGCTGTTGCATTGCTTAGGGAGGCAGGTGCTATTATCATTGGTAAGACCAACTTGGATCAATTTGCTACCGGTTTGGTCGGTACCAGGTCTCCTTACGGTGTCACTCCTAACAGTTTCTGCTCGAAAAACGTTTGTGGCGGTTCCTCTGCTGGCTCTGCTTTTGCAACTGCGAATGGGATAGTTCCATTGGCTTTAGGAACTGATACGGCCGGTTCTGGCCGTGTCCCTGCTGCTTTGAACAACTTAATTGGCCTTAAGCCAACCCTCGGTACCATCTCGACTGCCGGTGTTGTCCCTGCATGCAAGTCTCTTGACTGTGTCTCCATCTTTGCTCTTAACCTAAACGATGCTCAATTGGCATACACCATTTGTGCTCAACCAGATATGGATCAATGCGAGTTCTCTCGCGCTTTACCAGTTAATCCTCTTAGACACTATCCTCCTAAGCCTCGTGTTGCCATTCCAATTGATATGACCGATAAATGGTTCGGCGATAATGACAATCCCAAGATTTTCTCCAAGGCCGTGCATACTTTGCAGAAGGCTGGCGTCGAGGTCGTCCCGCTGGACTTCTCACCCTTGCTTGATTTGGCGGAATGCCTCTATGAAGGTACATGGGTGGCTGAAAGATGGGCCGCTACCAGAGATTTTTTTGCTACCAATCCCGATGAATCCACCTTGGACCCGACTGTTTCTTCTATCATCAAAGGTGGTGCAAAATATGATGCTGCTACCGCCTACGAGTATGATTATAAACGTCATGCCATTCTCAACCAGGTGAATaaaaagttcaaagatattgatgCAATGATGGTGCCAACTTGCCCTTTGAATCCTACCATTAAAAGTGTAGAATTAGAGCCAGTTGTTGTAAATTCCAGACAGGGTACATGGACCAACTTTGTCAATTTGGCTGATTTCTGTGGTTTGGCTATTCCTGTTGGCTTTAGGGATTCTGATGGCCTTCCGAATGGCGTTACTCTTCTTGGCAGGGCTTTTGAGGATTACGCCTTGCTAGATTTGGCATCCAGATTTTTCCACGCATTATATCCTGAACACAACCGCCCTATTGGTCACATTGAGAACAAAATCTCCGGTGTTTCCGATGAATTAGATGATCGCATACCTGCTCCTAATATGCAGGCTTCTATTAGGCTCGCAGTTGTTGGCGCGCACTTGAAAGGCCAGCCATTGCACTGGCAGCTAGATAAGGTGCAGGCTGTTTTCCTTGAGAGTACTACAACGGCTCCCAAATACAAGTTGTATGCACTTCCTACGAAGACTCCAACTGCAATTCCTAAGCCGGGTTTGAAAAGAGTCGACGTTGAAGCCGAGGGTGGTGCTGCTGCCATTGACATCGAGGTGTATGCCATACCTACCGAACGATTTGGCGAGTTTATTGCAATGGTCCCTGAGCCTTTAGCTATTGGTACCGTTGAAACGATCGGTGGTGAATTCGTGAAAGGGTTTGTTTGCGAGGAAATTGGTTACCAGGTCAAGGGCGCTAGCGATATCACGGAACTTGGAGGTTGGTTGCCTTACGTTGAAAGATCGTCAAGTGAGAAGGCCAAACATAGTAAGCCATTTAAAACTGTCCTTGTTGCCAATCGTGGTGAAATTGCTGTACGCATCATCAAGACCCTCAGAAAGCTTGGCATCAAATCCGTCGCAATATACTCTGATCCCGATAGATACTCCGAACATGTCTTGATGGCTGATGTTGCGCTGCCTTTGCACGGTACAACCGCCGCAGAGACTTACATAAACATCGATAAGGTTGTCAAAGCTTGTAAAGAGTCTGCAGCCGAAGCTGTTATTCCTGGTTACGGTTTCCTATCCGAGAATGCTGATTTTGCAGATAGGCTTGAAGCTGAAGGCCTTCAATTTGTTGGACCAACAGGAAATTCGATTAGAAAACTTGGTTTGAAGCACTCTGCTCGTCAGATTGCTGAGAAAGCTGGTGTTCCATTGGTTCCGGGGTCTGGATTGGTTGCATCTTCTGCGGaggccaagaagattgcTGAAAAGCTAGGATACCCAGTCATGGTGAAGTCCACTGccggtggtggtggtattGGTCTTCAGAAGGTTGATTCTGCTAAGGATATTGAAAGCGTCTTCCAGACGGTTCAACACCAGGGTAAAGCCTTCTTTGGTGACTCTGGTGTCTTTTTGGAGAGATTTGTTGATCACGCTCGTCACGTCGAGATCCAGATGTTTGGTGACGGCAGAGGCAATGCCATTGCAATTGGCGAAAGGGATTGTTctttgcaaagaagaaatcagaagattATTGAGGAAACCCCTGCTCCTAACCTACCAGAAGCtacaaggaagaagatgcgTGCAGCCGCCGAGCAACTTGGCTCATCCATCAACTACAGATGTGCTGGTACAGTTGAGTTTATATATGACGCTACTAGAGACGAGTTTTACTTCCTTGAAGTTAATACCCGTCTACAAGTGGAACATCCTATTACCGAAAGTGTTACTCATTTGGATTTGGTTGAGTGGATGCTCTTTATTGCTGCTGGCGATCCTCCTGATTTTACTAAGGCTTTAACCATTGACGGTGCATCTATGGAGGCTCGTCTATATTCCGAAAACCCAGTTAAGGGATTTGTGCCATCTCCTGGTACCTTGACTGAAGTCAGATTCCCAACATGGGCCCGTGTTGATACATGGGTAAAGACTGGTACTGTTATTTCTGCTGAGTACGACCCTACTTTGGCCAAGATCATTGTTCACGGTAAAGACAGAATGgatgctttgaagaaacttcGTCAAGCACTTAACGAAACTGTTGTTTATGGCGTTGTCACTAACATTGACTATTTGCGCTCCATTGCCAATTCTGCCCTGTTCGAGAATGCGCAGATGTTTACCAAAGTATTGGACTCTTATGACTACCAACCTAATGCCTTTGAGATTAGTGCGCCTGGTGCATACACTACTGTGCAAGATTATCCAGGTCGTGTAGGTTATTGGCACATTGGTGTTCCTCCTTCTGGACCTATGGATGTCTATTCTTTCAGATTGGCCAACCGCATTGTTGGCAATGATTCAAGAGCTCCTGCTATTGAGATTACTCTAAAAGGTCCTTCgattcttttccatcaCGAGACGATCATTGCAGTGACAGGTGGTGAAACACCAGTCACTCTCAATGGTGAAACGATAAAGATGTACACCCCAATTTCTATCAAACATGGCGATAAGCTTTCTATTGGTAAGCTTACCTCTGGTTGCAGAGCCTACTTAGCAATTAGAGGCGGTATTGATGTCACTACATACTTGGGATCTTGTTCAACGTTTGCTCTTGGTAAGTTAGGTGGTTACAATGGCCGTGTTCTTAAGATGGGTGATGTATTGTTTCTTGGACAACCTGGAATTCCCGCCTGCAGCATTCCGGCTCCCGTTTCTGCTCCCGAGGCTGCTCCAGCTTCTCTTGTTCCTCATATTCCAGCCAAGGAATGGAAAGTTGGTGTCACATGCGGTCCTCACGGGGCCCCAGACTTCTTTAAAGATGAATATGTTGGCGAGTTCTTCTCTGCTCAATGGAAGGTTCATTATAATTCCAACAGATTTGGTGTCAGACTTGTCGGTCCAAAGCCAAAGTGGGCTCGTAAGAACGGAGGTGAGGGAGGCCTTCATCCATCCAACACTCACGATTACGTCTATTCTCTTGGTGCAATTAACTTCACTGGTGATGAGCCGGTGATTTTGACCTGTGATGGCCCGTCTCTTGGCGGATTTGTCTGCTTTGCCGTTGTTGTCCAGGCTGAAATGTGGAAGATTGGACAAGTAAAGGCCGGAGATTTGATCACTTTTGTTCCTGTTAGCTTCTCCGATGCTATTGTCCAAAGAAAGGCTCTGGATAATGCCATCGAAAGTCTCTCTGGTGACATGCCATCCATTCAGTCTTCATTGCCATCCCCAGAAAAGGCCATCATCGCTACCTTCAAGCCATCGAGCTCCGCTCCCTTGGTCACCTACAGACAAGCCGGTGACAGGTATGTTCTTGTTGAGTATGGTGACAACACGATGGACCTCAACAAGTCTTATCGTGTTCATAAATTGATCGATATGGTCCACACGCATAAGACTGTTGGCATAGTTGAAATGTCTCAGGGTGTTAGGTCTGTCTTAATTGAGTTTGATGGCCTTGAGATTGATCAGACTACTCTTATCGAGACGCTAGTGGCTTACGAAGCCGAAGTTGCATTCTCCAATAAGTGGACGGTGCCCTCAAAAATAATTCATTTGCCCATGGCatttgaagacaagaaaacATTGGATGCCGTGACGAGATACCAGGAGACAATTCGGTCCTCTGCTCCATGGTTGCCCAACAATGTGGATTTCATTGCACAGGTTAATGGTATCAAACATAAGGATGTGCAAGATATGCTTTACTCTGCCCGATTTTTAGTTCTTGGGCTTGGTGATGTGTTCCTCGGTGCCCCTTGTGCTGTTCCATTGGATCCTCGTCAACGTTTCTTGGGTTCCAAATACAATCCATCTAGAATCTACACTCCCCCAGGTACCGTCGGTATCGGTGGTATGTACATGTGCATATATACTATGGAGTCACCTGGCGGATATCAATTGGTTGGTAGAACGGTTCCTATTTGGGATAAGCTTTCTCTAGGTGTTCAC is a window encoding:
- the DUR1,2 gene encoding urea amidolyase, whose translation is MSGSIPNTIGWTVCDWTNFHRDSTPEQSFQTLLVLAESLKISPKDPAWISVADKYNLNHQWKILQSKSDKPNLKLYGVPVAIKDNIDALGFQTTAACPAYAYTPLEDSTAVALLREAGAIIIGKTNLDQFATGLVGTRSPYGVTPNSFCSKNVCGGSSAGSAFATANGIVPLALGTDTAGSGRVPAALNNLIGLKPTLGTISTAGVVPACKSLDCVSIFALNLNDAQLAYTICAQPDMDQCEFSRALPVNPLRHYPPKPRVAIPIDMTDKWFGDNDNPKIFSKAVHTLQKAGVEVVPLDFSPLLDLAECLYEGTWVAERWAATRDFFATNPDESTLDPTVSSIIKGGAKYDAATAYEYDYKRHAILNQVNKKFKDIDAMMVPTCPLNPTIKSVELEPVVVNSRQGTWTNFVNLADFCGLAIPVGFRDSDGLPNGVTLLGRAFEDYALLDLASRFFHALYPEHNRPIGHIENKISGVSDELDDRIPAPNMQASIRLAVVGAHLKGQPLHWQLDKVQAVFLESTTTAPKYKLYALPTKTPTAIPKPGLKRVDVEAEGGAAAIDIEVYAIPTERFGEFIAMVPEPLAIGTVETIGGEFVKGFVCEEIGYQVKGASDITELGGWLPYVERSSSEKAKHSKPFKTVLVANRGEIAVRIIKTLRKLGIKSVAIYSDPDRYSEHVLMADVALPLHGTTAAETYINIDKVVKACKESAAEAVIPGYGFLSENADFADRLEAEGLQFVGPTGNSIRKLGLKHSARQIAEKAGVPLVPGSGLVASSAEAKKIAEKLGYPVMVKSTAGGGGIGLQKVDSAKDIESVFQTVQHQGKAFFGDSGVFLERFVDHARHVEIQMFGDGRGNAIAIGERDCSLQRRNQKIIEETPAPNLPEATRKKMRAAAEQLGSSINYRCAGTVEFIYDATRDEFYFLEVNTRLQVEHPITESVTHLDLVEWMLFIAAGDPPDFTKALTIDGASMEARLYSENPVKGFVPSPGTLTEVRFPTWARVDTWVKTGTVISAEYDPTLAKIIVHGKDRMDALKKLRQALNETVVYGVVTNIDYLRSIANSALFENAQMFTKVLDSYDYQPNAFEISAPGAYTTVQDYPGRVGYWHIGVPPSGPMDVYSFRLANRIVGNDSRAPAIEITLKGPSILFHHETIIAVTGGETPVTLNGETIKMYTPISIKHGDKLSIGKLTSGCRAYLAIRGGIDVTTYLGSCSTFALGKLGGYNGRVLKMGDVLFLGQPGIPACSIPAPVSAPEAAPASLVPHIPAKEWKVGVTCGPHGAPDFFKDEYVGEFFSAQWKVHYNSNRFGVRLVGPKPKWARKNGGEGGLHPSNTHDYVYSLGAINFTGDEPVILTCDGPSLGGFVCFAVVVQAEMWKIGQVKAGDLITFVPVSFSDAIVQRKALDNAIESLSGDMPSIQSSLPSPEKAIIATFKPSSSAPLVTYRQAGDRYVLVEYGDNTMDLNKSYRVHKLIDMVHTHKTVGIVEMSQGVRSVLIEFDGLEIDQTTLIETLVAYEAEVAFSNKWTVPSKIIHLPMAFEDKKTLDAVTRYQETIRSSAPWLPNNVDFIAQVNGIKHKDVQDMLYSARFLVLGLGDVFLGAPCAVPLDPRQRFLGSKYNPSRIYTPPGTVGIGGMYMCIYTMESPGGYQLVGRTVPIWDKLSLGVHTKNLNEGNPWLLTPFDQVSFYPVSEAELNKMCDDWEHGFFKVDMVESVFDHTKYLQWIQENAQSIESFKKNQGGEKLEEFSRLIQVANEELQKSSSTSDKPPEDWPENAELVYSEYSGRFWKPLVKNGDIVENGQGLVVIEAMKTEMVVNATKNGKVLNVLHKNGDMVEAGDLVIVIV
- a CDS encoding uncharacterized protein (EggNog:ENOG41) — translated: MDDGKAQQFLVNKLLEQKGIIFTEYNDIQLKLFDVDSTLSPNEFDRLARKLDPQSKILLCEKVKLIYGFNSLTPFIVRLIHILNFSTFFSIFDITSNIKLYGFYSLNYTNPVEILVKQIRHDLFIVKSFKEFTIQEMKKEHDFHLPYKEFKRLNLNDGNLVVVKILFKNEQKPIDLALIKPLLPRIELLHLSLESEAKLKPFNDLIDQYGTNLKYLKFGVNRGTFKKIPIRNSIDVMKLVNIDNLNFINDLKNCQSLDVFFDNWELRKNCDIKFQQNFIIKFDVKQRIQNLRTLNIFHTYLDSKDLNKLKLFPNLTYSKISYVILDNDGFDMSECKKLQELKIHFTYQKAVEEPDNGEDVASRIQWPPNAKKLSITIHNIKNLDQNFSIRLNILKKIAKPLPPSIVDLCIDISYDTGGSGPELYSISRDDILKISMLINQILTSNLENLKLKGISRYNYKIGKPLIFSAINFPPSLKLLSLNDFILDYNFINLPKLKKLYFEHSLFDLDFRLPDSDEILIEKCTFKDLAHLPANSSKIEFKMCTFRKIPTYNGDVSNVVINNCRVMEQPTNNIFKFQQQLQTSREDQNGSEQRQSLNQRRGQKSGRQNGQPQKAISNSVTLSASSSMEDAHQRRRPQRQQQQQQQQRETIPRHSGMHHHLRQKAAPLPQQASMFASTFTFHPSQQSQQSQRAQQAQQPVQQFQMFPSSSLGNMTNPPNAVPAMKPSSSVNQIMGPHQPDMNFAGYDYLGGSSQFSNFIDKDLEMQLNGLSLDNSSSYLGARGSPFGRNAQEQHVSSPPLNSLAMSNSSSNQQAQRSVRPNEQLMPQFSGSGSVGPVSGAYSGMLLQFAPSALSSIQKETAPIPSSGYGIPSSAYEKTFMASSTKSNDGIGYFVNGAVSQDYATQHSPQVVPVQQRVAVPMQGQPLNNSNFIPSNEQAFVEMMNAEMNRANSNGVSDSF